A single Helicobacteraceae bacterium DNA region contains:
- a CDS encoding rubrerythrin family protein, with translation MKQYQTFRCAKCGNEAEIQKVGGGVLTCCGEPMQVVNENVTAVNLLKAFAGESQARNKYNFFAEIARKEGFNQIAAFFDEFAFNEHNHAKMEFAAYNRLTRGDDWEKTSANLLYAAAGERYEHTTMYPDFAKIAKEEGFDDIARLFNSIGKVEVEHEAKYLALENELRERGFFASESEEIWICDICGHVHRGKNAPKACLVCKAPQGHFKRIGL, from the coding sequence ATGAAACAGTATCAAACGTTCAGGTGCGCTAAATGCGGCAACGAAGCGGAGATTCAAAAGGTCGGCGGCGGCGTTTTAACCTGTTGCGGCGAGCCAATGCAAGTCGTCAACGAGAATGTAACGGCGGTTAATTTGCTCAAGGCGTTCGCGGGAGAGTCGCAGGCGCGCAATAAATACAACTTTTTCGCCGAAATAGCGAGAAAAGAGGGATTTAATCAGATCGCCGCTTTTTTCGACGAGTTTGCCTTCAACGAACATAACCACGCCAAAATGGAGTTTGCGGCGTATAACAGGCTAACTAGAGGCGACGATTGGGAAAAAACGTCCGCAAATCTACTTTACGCCGCGGCGGGAGAGCGATACGAGCATACGACTATGTATCCGGATTTCGCGAAAATCGCCAAAGAAGAGGGGTTTGACGATATAGCTAGGCTGTTTAATTCGATTGGCAAGGTAGAGGTGGAACACGAGGCGAAATATCTCGCGCTTGAGAACGAATTAAGAGAGCGCGGCTTTTTTGCGAGCGAAAGCGAGGAAATCTGGATATGCGATATTTGCGGACACGTTCACAGAGGCAAAAACGCGCCGAAAGCCTGTCTAGTATGCAAAGCGCCGCAAGGACATTTTAAACGGATCGGGTTATAA
- a CDS encoding ABC transporter ATP-binding protein translates to MNIVELKSVSVLYDSLAALNNVDLEVKEGEWLAVMGPSGSGKTTMMNIVGCLDRATSGTTIFDGEDISKASLKTLTAIRREKIGLIFQQFHLVPYLNALQNVMLAQYYHSMADEREAKKALERVGLGDRGKHLPKELSGGERQRVCIARALINYPKLILADEPTGNLDEENEKIVMDIFANLNAEGSAIIVVTHDKTVAKRAERAVWLKHGRIANRAERRQDERKDRDEHFSSLDIE, encoded by the coding sequence ATGAATATAGTAGAACTTAAAAGCGTGTCCGTGCTATACGACTCGCTCGCGGCGCTTAACAACGTCGATCTGGAGGTAAAAGAGGGCGAGTGGCTTGCGGTGATGGGTCCTTCGGGATCGGGCAAAACCACTATGATGAACATAGTCGGTTGTCTGGACAGAGCCACGAGCGGAACGACAATTTTCGACGGAGAGGACATATCTAAGGCGAGCCTGAAAACGCTGACCGCCATACGAAGAGAGAAGATCGGCTTGATATTTCAGCAGTTTCACCTTGTGCCGTATCTAAACGCCCTGCAAAATGTGATGTTGGCGCAGTATTACCACAGCATGGCGGACGAGCGGGAGGCGAAAAAGGCGCTAGAGCGCGTGGGGCTAGGCGATCGGGGCAAACATCTGCCCAAAGAGCTTTCGGGCGGCGAGCGTCAAAGGGTTTGCATCGCTAGAGCGCTGATCAACTACCCCAAGCTGATCCTAGCCGACGAGCCGACGGGTAATCTCGACGAGGAGAACGAGAAGATCGTAATGGATATTTTCGCCAATCTTAACGCCGAAGGCAGCGCGATTATCGTCGTTACCCACGATAAAACGGTGGCAAAACGCGCCGAGCGAGCCGTATGGCTAAAGCACGGCAGGATCGCTAATCGCGCGGAACGCCGTCAAGACGAACGAAAAGATCGCGACGAACATTTTTCTAGTCTCGACATTGAATAA
- a CDS encoding ABC transporter permease has protein sequence MFIQMIKGAFARQRGKFLALAITAGLGAAIAAAMLNTMFDIGDKVNKELKAYGANIVVRPKFASILSDMYNEEESANSEYLREIDALKIKTIFWAHNIVDLAPFLFADEEINGETFRLAGTWFNKESELPTGESVVTGVIGLKSWWHIEGEWPKDDAPNEAMIGSEAAKRLNLGAGDEIEIKGRKFTITAAFLAGGEEDDYIFMPLASAQAIAGKEGLISQVDLSALTTPENDLARKAAQDPSNLSLDEWETWYCTAYISSIAYQIEEALPNARAKAVLQISQSEGAILNKIQLLMLLLTALTLACSALGISSLVTTYVMEKTAEIGLLKAIGALDTQIILLVLTQVMIAAFAGAFIGYLAGLKLAAFIGRAVFDATVEPNVLAIPIVALLVFATTIIGSAPAMKILCATRPAEALHG, from the coding sequence ATGTTTATACAGATGATCAAAGGCGCTTTTGCGCGCCAAAGAGGCAAATTTTTGGCGCTCGCGATCACCGCGGGGTTGGGCGCGGCGATCGCGGCGGCTATGCTCAACACAATGTTTGACATAGGCGACAAGGTGAATAAGGAGTTGAAGGCATACGGCGCGAATATTGTCGTGCGCCCCAAGTTTGCCTCGATCCTCTCCGATATGTATAACGAGGAGGAGAGCGCGAACTCCGAATATCTCCGCGAGATAGACGCGCTAAAGATCAAAACCATCTTTTGGGCGCATAATATCGTCGATCTCGCCCCGTTTCTGTTCGCGGACGAAGAGATAAACGGCGAAACCTTTCGTCTGGCTGGAACATGGTTCAATAAGGAGTCCGAATTGCCTACGGGCGAAAGCGTCGTTACGGGGGTTATCGGGCTGAAATCGTGGTGGCATATCGAGGGCGAATGGCCTAAAGACGACGCGCCAAACGAGGCGATGATAGGAAGCGAAGCGGCAAAAAGGCTAAATCTTGGCGCGGGCGACGAGATTGAAATAAAAGGGCGCAAATTTACGATCACGGCTGCCTTTTTAGCGGGCGGCGAGGAGGACGACTATATCTTTATGCCGCTTGCCTCGGCGCAGGCGATCGCGGGCAAAGAGGGGCTAATCTCGCAGGTCGATCTAAGCGCCTTGACCACTCCGGAGAACGATCTCGCTCGCAAAGCCGCGCAGGATCCAAGCAACCTCTCTTTGGACGAGTGGGAGACGTGGTATTGCACCGCGTATATAAGCTCTATCGCCTATCAGATCGAGGAGGCGCTGCCAAACGCGCGAGCTAAAGCGGTTTTGCAGATTTCGCAATCCGAAGGCGCGATACTCAACAAAATTCAACTGCTTATGCTGCTTTTGACCGCTTTGACGCTCGCCTGCTCCGCGCTTGGCATCTCCAGCTTGGTTACGACCTACGTTATGGAAAAAACCGCCGAGATCGGGTTGCTCAAAGCGATCGGCGCGCTCGATACGCAGATTATTCTGCTGGTATTAACTCAGGTGATGATCGCCGCTTTCGCGGGCGCTTTTATAGGCTATCTGGCGGGGTTGAAGCTCGCCGCTTTTATCGGTCGCGCCGTGTTTGACGCGACGGTAGAGCCAAACGTCCTTGCGATCCCGATAGTGGCGCTTCTCGTTTTTGCTACGACGATTATAGGGAGCGCGCCCGCTATGAAAATATTGTGCGCGACTCGTCCCGCCGAGGCTTTGCATGGTTAA
- a CDS encoding methylated-DNA--[protein]-cysteine S-methyltransferase, with translation MSLASYETLETPIGELFVLADETRLLSIGFRKPDGKRVSNPVSAKAIELLDDYFRGERPDFSVLPFKLPPQPFYKKVLLALLRVEYARTLSYGSLAALAGNPKAYRAAACAVSRNPFAIAIACHRVLHASGGVGAYGWGASKKAWLLNHEKINAPF, from the coding sequence TTGTCTTTGGCGAGTTACGAAACGCTAGAAACGCCAATCGGCGAGTTATTCGTTTTAGCCGACGAGACGCGGCTTTTGTCGATCGGCTTTCGCAAACCGGACGGCAAGCGGGTTTCAAACCCCGTTTCCGCCAAAGCGATTGAGTTGCTAGACGACTATTTTCGAGGCGAGCGCCCCGATTTTTCGGTTTTGCCGTTTAAGTTGCCGCCGCAACCTTTTTATAAAAAAGTTCTTTTGGCGCTTTTGCGCGTGGAATACGCTCGAACGCTCTCATACGGCTCCCTCGCCGCGCTGGCGGGCAACCCGAAAGCCTATCGCGCCGCCGCTTGCGCGGTTAGCCGTAATCCGTTCGCGATCGCGATCGCGTGCCACCGCGTATTGCACGCGAGCGGCGGCGTTGGCGCTTACGGCTGGGGCGCAAGCAAAAAGGCGTGGCTACTAAATCACGAGAAGATCAACGCCCCTTTCTAA
- a CDS encoding 1-acyl-sn-glycerol-3-phosphate acyltransferase, translating into MYFRSFLFAAGYFLIVFSITATGALLGIFIPYKARFFVPIGVFRCSSFWLRVTCGVKYRFEGLENIPKDRAVVVVANHQSAWETYALQTLIVPICTILKRELLWIPFFGWSLAFLRPIAIDRSSAVGASKRVLKVGAQKLRAGSSVLIFPEGTRVALGDRVEFKRSAAILAKQTGAAALPIAHNAGACWPARKFLKRSGTIALRIGKPIETEGKSADQIHQEYERWIRNQMEELSATSKTQV; encoded by the coding sequence ATGTATTTTCGCTCCTTTTTGTTCGCGGCGGGCTACTTTCTGATTGTTTTTTCTATTACGGCTACCGGAGCGTTACTAGGGATATTTATCCCGTATAAAGCGCGTTTTTTTGTGCCGATAGGCGTTTTTCGCTGCTCGTCGTTTTGGCTTCGCGTTACCTGCGGGGTGAAATACCGCTTTGAGGGGCTGGAAAATATACCGAAGGACAGAGCCGTCGTAGTCGTCGCCAACCATCAGAGCGCTTGGGAAACATACGCGTTGCAAACGTTAATCGTGCCTATCTGCACCATTTTGAAACGCGAGCTATTGTGGATTCCGTTTTTTGGCTGGTCGCTGGCGTTCTTGCGTCCGATCGCCATTGATCGCTCAAGCGCCGTCGGCGCGTCCAAACGGGTGTTAAAGGTCGGCGCGCAAAAACTTAGAGCGGGATCCTCGGTATTGATTTTTCCCGAAGGCACGCGCGTGGCGTTAGGAGATAGGGTCGAGTTTAAAAGAAGCGCGGCGATATTGGCAAAACAGACCGGCGCGGCGGCGCTACCGATCGCGCACAACGCGGGCGCTTGTTGGCCGGCTAGAAAGTTTCTAAAGCGTAGCGGAACGATCGCGCTTAGGATCGGAAAGCCGATCGAGACGGAGGGCAAGAGCGCCGATCAGATTCATCAAGAATATGAACGATGGATCAGAAATCAGATGGAAGAGCTTTCGGCGACGAGCAAAACGCAGGTATAA
- the hypB gene encoding hydrogenase nickel incorporation protein HypB, producing MSSIENVENNPNLNNAKTVTIMRRVLETNDQNAVANRREFDAKGVLAINLMSSPGSGKTTLLEATAKAADFKFAVIEGDMETNRDAERLAKLGVQAYQITTGTACHLEADMVRDAMGKMELGGLDVVFIENVGNLVCPASYELGSHINVALISTPEGDDKVLKYPVMFRAVDLALITKVELAGLFDFSVDRVVSEAKRLKPEIETIALSAKTGEGVDRWLSFIKSRLS from the coding sequence ATGTCGTCGATTGAAAACGTAGAAAACAACCCTAACCTAAACAACGCGAAAACCGTAACGATTATGAGGCGCGTGCTTGAGACCAACGACCAAAACGCCGTCGCCAACCGTCGCGAGTTTGACGCGAAAGGCGTTCTGGCGATCAACCTTATGTCAAGCCCCGGTAGCGGCAAAACGACGCTGTTAGAGGCGACGGCGAAAGCGGCGGATTTTAAGTTCGCCGTGATCGAGGGCGATATGGAGACCAACCGCGACGCCGAGCGGCTCGCCAAGCTCGGCGTGCAGGCGTATCAGATTACGACGGGGACGGCTTGCCATCTCGAAGCGGATATGGTGCGCGACGCGATGGGCAAAATGGAGCTAGGCGGCTTGGACGTCGTTTTTATCGAAAACGTGGGCAACCTCGTATGCCCCGCAAGCTACGAGCTTGGATCGCATATCAACGTCGCGCTGATCTCTACTCCCGAAGGCGACGATAAGGTGTTGAAGTATCCCGTTATGTTTCGCGCCGTCGATCTGGCGCTGATTACGAAAGTCGAGCTGGCGGGGCTGTTTGATTTCAGCGTCGATCGGGTGGTAAGCGAAGCGAAGCGGCTAAAGCCCGAAATCGAAACGATCGCTTTGAGCGCCAAAACTGGCGAAGGCGTAGATCGCTGGCTTAGCTTTATCAAAAGCCGTCTGTCGTGA
- the hypA gene encoding hydrogenase maturation nickel metallochaperone HypA, producing the protein MHEYSVVQALLDQCEREAKKAGASRVLRIEVKAGKLSGIEPKLLKTAFEFFSEDSFCKGAKLRVVTQNVAIECKECGAKSELTELDFCCPKCKSAEITIIDGEDLILTSIEME; encoded by the coding sequence ATGCACGAGTACTCGGTCGTTCAGGCGCTATTAGATCAGTGCGAGCGCGAGGCGAAAAAAGCGGGCGCGAGCAGGGTTTTGCGTATCGAGGTAAAAGCGGGCAAACTAAGCGGAATCGAGCCAAAACTGCTAAAAACGGCGTTTGAGTTTTTTAGCGAGGATAGTTTTTGCAAAGGCGCGAAACTGCGCGTGGTTACTCAAAACGTAGCGATCGAATGCAAAGAGTGCGGAGCTAAAAGCGAACTAACCGAGTTGGATTTTTGCTGTCCAAAATGCAAGAGCGCGGAAATAACGATTATCGACGGGGAAGACCTGATTTTAACAAGTATCGAGATGGAATAA
- a CDS encoding ABC transporter permease, translated as MVKIARAANLKLFLAALLGVFIRRRSRIATALLAVSLGATAFFGMLAIYYDMPRRLAEVFRAYGANIILIGENGVSKEDLSKIKELAPQGSLVGAAPYMYKSMRLNQQPITTAYSDLEQAFAINPYWQLNGTLPKNANEAIAGVDLANALKLEIGSVTELEAREVNISAIVKTGGGGDGFLYMNIGDGYAADLAELSVSLSGEALEELRALLANELPRITPKSIKRVANSENAVLTKLRALMALVTIAAIALTMICVSSTMAATVLERQKEIGLKKAIGAENRDIAFEFLSEAIILGFLGGILGCLFGFAFANFTSLSVFDASINFDVGLALVSIAVCVAFTATAAIFPVYKATSVDPIAVLRGE; from the coding sequence ATGGTTAAGATCGCGCGCGCGGCAAACCTCAAGCTATTTCTAGCGGCGTTGCTAGGAGTATTTATCCGCAGGCGATCGCGCATAGCGACGGCTCTGCTCGCCGTTTCGCTTGGCGCGACGGCGTTTTTTGGCATGCTCGCCATCTATTACGATATGCCGCGCAGATTAGCCGAAGTCTTTCGCGCTTACGGGGCGAACATTATTCTAATCGGCGAGAACGGCGTGTCTAAAGAGGATTTATCAAAGATAAAAGAGCTGGCGCCGCAAGGCTCGCTGGTGGGCGCCGCTCCCTATATGTATAAAAGTATGCGGCTAAATCAGCAACCTATAACGACGGCGTATTCCGATCTTGAACAAGCCTTCGCCATCAATCCGTATTGGCAGCTTAACGGAACGCTTCCTAAAAACGCTAACGAGGCGATCGCGGGAGTCGATCTGGCAAACGCTCTGAAACTAGAGATAGGCTCGGTAACGGAGCTTGAGGCTAGAGAGGTAAATATCAGCGCGATCGTAAAAACGGGCGGCGGCGGGGACGGCTTTTTGTATATGAATATCGGCGACGGCTACGCGGCTGATCTAGCGGAGCTGTCGGTTAGCCTCTCCGGCGAGGCTTTGGAGGAGTTGCGAGCGCTTTTGGCAAACGAGCTGCCGCGTATAACGCCAAAATCGATCAAGAGAGTGGCAAACTCCGAAAACGCGGTGCTAACAAAACTTAGGGCGCTGATGGCGCTTGTAACGATCGCCGCGATCGCGCTCACGATGATCTGCGTTTCTTCCACTATGGCGGCGACCGTTTTGGAGCGCCAAAAGGAGATCGGGCTAAAGAAGGCGATCGGAGCGGAAAATCGAGATATAGCATTTGAATTTTTATCCGAAGCGATCATTTTAGGGTTTTTAGGCGGGATTCTTGGCTGTCTGTTTGGCTTCGCGTTCGCGAACTTTACAAGTTTATCGGTGTTTGACGCTTCGATAAATTTTGACGTTGGCTTGGCGCTCGTATCGATCGCGGTTTGCGTCGCTTTCACGGCGACGGCGGCTATCTTCCCCGTTTATAAGGCGACGAGCGTCGATCCGATCGCGGTTTTAAGAGGAGAGTAA
- the hypE gene encoding hydrogenase expression/formation protein HypE, with the protein MSGVITLAHGAGGLETKELIDRVFARALGNDYLSEGEDAALIPAGRYAVSTDGFIVSPPIFNGGDIGKLAVAGSCNDVAMRGAKPKFLTASFIIEEGVSFDLLETIVASFAAELIKNEAKLIAADTKVTPRDQAGGGLYIAASAFGEVKLEGLGAKNLREGDYIIASGTCGDHGAAIFAAREGIALEGDLKSDCASLWGLVSRLIDAKLPIVCMRDATRGGLAAVTNEWAIAANVAITLKEASIGVKNEVKGACELLGFEPYALANEGMMIVAARGEAAAKEALNVMRSNALGLRAAIIGHVGGDHKGRVVLETSHKTSRFLETPSGELLPRIC; encoded by the coding sequence GTGAGCGGCGTTATCACGCTTGCGCACGGCGCGGGCGGGCTGGAGACCAAAGAGCTGATCGATCGAGTTTTCGCGCGCGCGCTTGGCAACGACTATCTAAGCGAGGGCGAGGACGCGGCGCTAATCCCCGCGGGCAGATACGCCGTTTCAACCGACGGCTTTATTGTTTCGCCGCCGATCTTTAACGGCGGCGATATTGGCAAGCTCGCCGTAGCCGGCAGTTGCAACGACGTGGCTATGCGCGGCGCGAAGCCTAAGTTTTTAACCGCGTCGTTTATTATCGAGGAGGGCGTAAGTTTTGATCTATTGGAGACGATTGTCGCCTCGTTTGCCGCCGAGCTGATAAAAAACGAGGCGAAACTGATCGCCGCCGACACAAAGGTAACGCCAAGAGATCAAGCGGGGGGCGGATTGTATATCGCCGCGAGCGCCTTTGGCGAGGTCAAGCTGGAGGGTTTGGGGGCGAAAAATCTTCGAGAGGGCGACTATATTATCGCAAGCGGAACATGCGGCGATCACGGCGCGGCGATCTTCGCGGCGCGAGAGGGCATAGCGTTAGAAGGCGATCTCAAAAGCGATTGCGCGTCGCTGTGGGGCTTGGTTTCGCGTTTGATCGACGCAAAATTGCCGATCGTCTGCATGCGCGACGCTACGCGCGGCGGCTTGGCGGCGGTTACAAACGAGTGGGCGATCGCCGCTAACGTCGCCATAACGCTTAAAGAGGCGTCCATCGGCGTGAAAAACGAGGTCAAAGGCGCGTGCGAACTGCTGGGCTTCGAGCCTTACGCGCTCGCCAACGAGGGAATGATGATCGTAGCCGCGCGCGGCGAAGCGGCGGCAAAAGAGGCGCTAAACGTTATGCGTTCAAATGCGCTTGGGCTTCGCGCCGCGATTATCGGGCATGTCGGCGGCGATCATAAAGGGCGCGTAGTTTTGGAAACGTCGCATAAAACCTCGCGCTTTTTAGAAACGCCAAGCGGCGAATTGTTACCGCGTATCTGTTAA
- a CDS encoding TIGR01212 family radical SAM protein (This family includes YhcC from E. coli K-12, an uncharacterized radical SAM protein.) yields MKVLPTFGRYLRRRFGFPVVKIPLSIPAFTCPNIDGRYARGGCSYCVNESFSPNLAKSPAIATLDTQLSALRKQYRESAKTLGALGFKGFLAYFQSFSNTYAPLETLKALHAAAMRLKKCVGISIGTRADCIDDEILEYICDLNRRTYLWIEIGAQSSHNDALEAINRSETFEVVARTIAKLKSRGVRVCAHTIFGLPAETDDMIMQTIDRVAALNIDAIKIHPLYIVKNAAIAKTDVEPLSIERYLNLLTAAIKRLPSNIIYQRVSAGTDDKSLIAPLWCKNKNLAMGAIRERLLKEGFIY; encoded by the coding sequence ATGAAAGTTTTGCCCACCTTCGGGCGGTATCTGCGGCGGCGCTTTGGCTTTCCCGTCGTCAAAATCCCGCTTTCGATCCCAGCCTTCACCTGCCCTAATATAGACGGCAGATACGCTCGCGGCGGTTGCTCCTATTGCGTTAATGAATCGTTTAGCCCAAATCTCGCGAAAAGCCCCGCGATCGCTACTTTGGATACGCAGTTATCCGCGTTGCGAAAGCAATACCGCGAGAGCGCGAAAACGCTCGGCGCTCTTGGCTTTAAGGGTTTTTTAGCCTACTTTCAATCCTTTTCTAACACCTACGCGCCGCTTGAGACGCTTAAAGCTCTGCACGCCGCCGCTATGCGGTTAAAGAAATGCGTCGGGATCAGTATCGGCACGAGAGCCGACTGCATAGACGACGAAATACTAGAGTATATATGCGATCTAAACAGGCGAACCTATCTGTGGATCGAAATCGGCGCGCAAAGCTCGCATAACGACGCTCTGGAGGCGATCAACCGCAGCGAAACTTTTGAGGTCGTAGCGCGAACGATCGCTAAATTAAAATCGCGCGGCGTAAGAGTTTGCGCTCATACGATTTTCGGGTTGCCCGCCGAAACGGACGATATGATTATGCAGACAATCGATCGCGTAGCGGCGCTGAATATCGACGCGATAAAAATACACCCGCTATATATCGTTAAAAACGCCGCGATCGCAAAAACAGACGTCGAGCCGCTCTCGATCGAGCGATATTTGAATCTGCTTACGGCGGCGATCAAACGGCTCCCTTCAAATATAATCTATCAGCGCGTCAGCGCGGGAACGGACGATAAGAGTCTGATCGCGCCGCTATGGTGCAAAAACAAAAACCTCGCTATGGGCGCTATCAGAGAGCGCTTGCTTAAAGAAGGCTTTATCTATTAA
- the cadA gene encoding cadmium-translocating P-type ATPase, which produces MRKTIKHSGEINAAIGACACRDGEDRKLFGKKAIIAGVLIYALGAAINLLCDFNFAVLGDIAAKLAPYFKLAIFLISYVLVGGDIVKKALSNVRRSKNIFDENFLMSAASIGAFAIGEYLEAVAVMALYQIGEGLQERAAANSKKSITALLDIKPEFANLKVGDRLVKTAPQSIKEGDIIVIKAGERAPLDGVVLSGRSALDMSALSGESAPKDAAAGDTILSGAINKSGALTVKVTREFSQSAVSKIVKFVEEASAKKANAERFITKFAKIYTPIVVACAAMLAVLPPLLIGASFTEWLYRALIFLVVSCPCALVISVPLSFFAGLGGASRRGILIKGGNYLEALSRVDTVAFDKTGTLTKGKFSVSEISPSNGFSEDDLLFYAAAAESASPHPIGASIAAAYDKKIDQNDVSDREELLGFGASAVARGRTVLIGGEKLMRSRNIAFQEAKTSGAAYVAIDGVYAGYIAVADEIKQESLTIARELKALGVRNVVMLTGDRKAIGEEVAAKLAIDEVYSELLPLEKAEKIELLAREASANKKLVFVGDGINDAPSLARADIGIAMGALGGDIAVQAADAALMNDNPQSVAIAIKIGKKTTAIASQNIALALGVKALVLALSAFGVSGMWAAIFADVGVTLLATLNATRAFRI; this is translated from the coding sequence ATGCGCAAAACGATTAAACATAGCGGCGAAATTAACGCGGCGATCGGCGCTTGCGCCTGCCGCGACGGCGAAGACCGCAAACTATTTGGCAAGAAAGCGATAATCGCGGGCGTTTTGATCTACGCGCTCGGCGCGGCGATTAACTTGCTGTGCGATTTTAATTTCGCCGTCTTGGGCGACATAGCGGCGAAATTAGCGCCGTATTTTAAGCTGGCGATTTTCCTGATAAGTTACGTTTTAGTCGGCGGCGATATAGTCAAAAAAGCGCTTTCAAACGTTCGTCGCTCCAAAAACATTTTCGACGAAAATTTTCTTATGAGCGCCGCCTCTATCGGCGCGTTTGCCATTGGCGAATATCTTGAAGCCGTCGCGGTTATGGCGCTATATCAAATCGGCGAGGGATTGCAAGAAAGAGCGGCGGCAAACTCGAAAAAGTCTATAACGGCTCTGTTGGATATTAAGCCGGAATTCGCGAATTTGAAAGTGGGCGATCGGCTTGTCAAAACCGCGCCGCAATCAATCAAAGAGGGCGATATTATCGTGATCAAAGCCGGCGAGCGAGCGCCGTTAGACGGCGTTGTGCTAAGCGGGCGATCCGCGCTGGATATGTCCGCGCTTAGCGGGGAGTCCGCGCCCAAAGACGCGGCGGCGGGCGATACGATCTTATCGGGCGCAATCAATAAAAGCGGGGCGCTGACGGTAAAGGTAACGCGCGAGTTTTCCCAATCCGCCGTATCGAAGATCGTGAAATTCGTAGAGGAGGCGAGCGCCAAGAAAGCGAACGCGGAGCGGTTTATTACTAAATTCGCAAAAATCTATACGCCGATTGTGGTGGCGTGCGCCGCTATGCTCGCCGTTTTGCCGCCGCTATTGATAGGAGCGTCGTTTACCGAATGGCTTTATAGGGCGCTGATTTTTCTGGTCGTATCCTGCCCGTGCGCGTTGGTTATATCGGTGCCGCTTAGCTTTTTTGCCGGACTTGGCGGCGCGTCGAGGCGCGGCATACTGATCAAAGGCGGCAACTATCTGGAGGCGCTAAGCCGCGTCGATACGGTAGCCTTCGACAAAACGGGAACGCTAACCAAAGGCAAATTTTCGGTAAGCGAAATATCGCCAAGCAACGGATTTAGCGAAGACGACCTGCTTTTCTACGCCGCCGCCGCCGAATCCGCCTCGCCGCACCCGATCGGCGCGTCAATCGCCGCGGCATACGACAAAAAAATAGACCAAAACGACGTTTCCGATCGCGAAGAGCTGCTAGGGTTTGGCGCTAGCGCCGTAGCGCGAGGCAGAACGGTTTTGATCGGCGGCGAAAAGCTAATGCGAAGCCGAAACATAGCTTTTCAAGAGGCAAAAACGAGCGGCGCGGCGTATGTCGCGATCGACGGCGTATATGCGGGATATATCGCAGTAGCCGACGAGATAAAACAAGAGAGCCTGACGATAGCGCGGGAATTAAAGGCGCTTGGCGTCCGCAACGTCGTTATGCTAACGGGCGATCGCAAAGCCATAGGCGAAGAGGTCGCCGCGAAGCTGGCGATCGACGAGGTTTATTCGGAGCTGTTGCCGCTGGAAAAGGCGGAGAAGATCGAACTTTTAGCGCGCGAGGCTTCGGCGAACAAAAAATTAGTTTTTGTCGGCGACGGCATAAACGACGCGCCCTCTTTGGCTAGGGCGGACATAGGAATCGCTATGGGCGCGTTGGGCGGTGATATAGCCGTGCAAGCCGCCGACGCGGCGCTGATGAACGACAATCCGCAAAGCGTGGCGATCGCGATTAAAATAGGCAAAAAAACGACGGCGATCGCCTCTCAAAATATCGCTCTGGCGCTTGGCGTAAAAGCGCTGGTATTGGCGCTTAGCGCGTTTGGCGTAAGCGGAATGTGGGCGGCGATTTTCGCGGACGTCGGCGTAACGCTTCTAGCGACGCTAAACGCGACCAGAGCGTTCAGAATCTAA
- a CDS encoding metalloregulator ArsR/SmtB family transcription factor, whose translation MPSDEALFDLAELFKVFGDSTRVKILCALFQNRMCVCDIAALLGMTKSAISHQLRVLKQAKLAKYKKEGKVVYYSLEDDHIKNIFDQGFSHIME comes from the coding sequence ATGCCAAGCGACGAAGCGCTCTTCGATCTAGCGGAGCTTTTCAAGGTTTTTGGCGATTCTACGCGGGTAAAGATACTTTGCGCGCTATTCCAAAATCGAATGTGCGTGTGCGATATAGCCGCGTTGCTCGGCATGACAAAATCGGCGATTTCGCACCAATTGCGCGTGCTAAAGCAGGCGAAGTTGGCGAAGTATAAAAAAGAGGGCAAGGTGGTCTATTACTCGCTTGAGGACGATCATATAAAAAACATATTTGATCAAGGTTTTAGCCATATTATGGAGTAA